The Shewanella zhangzhouensis genome has a window encoding:
- a CDS encoding propionyl-CoA synthetase produces MPADPAEALRQEARDNPEQYWQKAATMVDWHKAPETILDSSQAPLYRWYTDGEINTCYNALDRQVAAGRGQQTAFHYVSPVTETEYSISYSECLAQVKRLAGLLQAQGVNKGDRVVIYMPMVPETAYAMLACARIGAIHSVVFGGFAANELASRINDAKPVMVLSASCGVEPSGVVAYKPLLDAALAQATHKVSKCLILQRPQFEAEMTSGRDLDWQQSVATAPDADWVPVKATDPLYVLYTSGTTGQPKGVVRDNGGHAVALAWSMRYLYDVEPGDTFWAASDVGWVVGHSYIVYGPLIAGATSVLYEGKPVGTPDAGAFWRTIKKYGVKSFFTAPTAIRAIKREDPEGFFCRNTNLDCLKQMFLAGERCDPDTLLWAQEMLGKPVIDHWWQTETGWPVASNLMGIAQMPIKPGSPARPVPGYQVDVVDEAGNSVGAGEYGNVVIRLPLPPGTLPTLWQNDKRYIDSYLSMYPDCYLTGDAGYMDEDGYLYIMSRIDDVINVAGHRLSTGRFEEVLCQHPAVAEAAVIGVEDKLKGQVPLGLVVLKNGVNITDEQLNKELVALVRSEIGPVAAFKLVSAIPKLPKTRSGKILRATMRKIADNQEYSVPATIEDPATLELVRNTLTRMGYGDARV; encoded by the coding sequence ATGCCAGCGGATCCTGCTGAGGCGCTGCGCCAGGAAGCCAGGGACAACCCCGAGCAATACTGGCAAAAGGCCGCCACCATGGTGGACTGGCACAAGGCGCCGGAGACTATTCTGGATTCGTCACAGGCGCCTTTATATCGCTGGTACACAGACGGCGAAATCAATACCTGCTATAACGCCCTCGACCGTCAGGTGGCTGCCGGGCGTGGCCAGCAGACGGCGTTTCATTACGTGAGCCCGGTGACTGAGACTGAATATTCCATCAGTTACAGCGAGTGTCTGGCCCAGGTGAAACGCTTGGCGGGCCTGCTCCAGGCGCAGGGCGTAAACAAGGGTGACAGGGTGGTGATTTATATGCCCATGGTGCCCGAAACTGCCTACGCCATGCTCGCCTGTGCCCGCATCGGAGCGATTCATTCTGTGGTGTTTGGTGGCTTTGCGGCCAATGAGCTTGCCAGTCGCATCAATGATGCCAAACCTGTGATGGTACTTTCAGCATCCTGTGGGGTAGAGCCGTCGGGTGTGGTGGCCTATAAGCCGCTGCTGGATGCCGCTCTGGCTCAGGCGACCCATAAAGTCAGCAAGTGTTTGATTCTACAGCGCCCGCAATTTGAGGCCGAGATGACATCCGGGCGTGACCTTGACTGGCAGCAGTCTGTGGCAACTGCGCCGGATGCCGATTGGGTACCGGTTAAAGCAACCGATCCGCTTTATGTACTCTATACCTCAGGCACAACCGGCCAACCCAAGGGGGTGGTGCGGGACAACGGTGGCCACGCGGTGGCGCTGGCCTGGTCCATGCGCTACCTCTACGATGTCGAACCCGGTGATACCTTCTGGGCCGCTTCTGACGTGGGTTGGGTGGTAGGTCACTCGTACATTGTGTACGGACCTCTGATTGCCGGTGCCACCTCTGTGCTTTACGAAGGAAAGCCCGTGGGCACCCCGGATGCCGGAGCGTTTTGGCGCACCATTAAAAAGTATGGCGTGAAGAGCTTCTTTACCGCGCCTACCGCCATTCGTGCTATCAAACGGGAAGATCCCGAAGGCTTCTTCTGCCGCAACACCAACCTCGATTGCCTGAAACAGATGTTCCTGGCCGGAGAGCGCTGCGATCCCGATACCCTGCTGTGGGCCCAGGAAATGCTTGGGAAGCCAGTGATTGACCACTGGTGGCAAACCGAGACCGGTTGGCCTGTGGCCTCCAACTTGATGGGAATTGCACAAATGCCCATTAAGCCGGGCTCTCCCGCCCGACCCGTGCCCGGTTATCAGGTGGATGTGGTGGATGAAGCCGGTAACAGCGTGGGCGCCGGTGAATACGGCAACGTGGTGATCCGCCTGCCATTGCCTCCGGGTACACTGCCGACTCTGTGGCAAAACGACAAACGCTACATCGACAGTTACCTCTCCATGTACCCGGATTGCTATCTTACCGGCGATGCCGGTTACATGGATGAAGACGGCTACCTGTACATCATGAGCCGCATCGACGACGTAATTAATGTGGCCGGTCATCGCCTGTCCACGGGCCGGTTTGAAGAGGTGCTCTGTCAGCATCCGGCCGTTGCCGAAGCGGCTGTGATTGGGGTGGAAGATAAGCTGAAAGGCCAGGTGCCCCTTGGCTTGGTGGTACTCAAGAACGGAGTGAACATCACCGATGAACAGCTCAATAAAGAGCTGGTGGCCCTGGTTCGCAGTGAAATTGGCCCGGTGGCGGCCTTCAAGCTGGTGAGTGCCATTCCCAAATTGCCCAAGACCCGCTCCGGCAAAATCCTGCGGGCCACAATGCGCAAGATTGCCGACAATCAGGAATACAGCGTACCTGCCACCATTGAAGATCCGGCGACGCTGGAACTGGTACGTAACACCCTGACCCGCATGGGTTATGGTGACGCCCGGGTCTGA
- a CDS encoding 1,4-dihydroxy-2-naphthoate polyprenyltransferase: MNPWILAIRPRTLPAAIGPLLVGNTLALGLESFSVTIAIASMICALLLQIAVNLANDYFDFKSGVDTEERLGPVRVTQSGLIAPARVKAAMIGSLLAALAVGSYLIWHGGAPIAVLAAASILGALCYSGGPYPLASHGLGEVAAFVFFGLVAVVGSFYLQAGYTSMDAWILGAAIGLFNAAIMLVNNTRDIRTDTRAGKRTLAVRIGEAQSRVLYQALVYLPFGLIIGSFLMGILPGWPVLLSGVSLVIARRLSREFSETSGGALNPLLGRTARLTLVFSVLFSVGLLIPAQA; this comes from the coding sequence ATGAATCCCTGGATCCTTGCCATCAGACCCCGCACGCTGCCAGCGGCCATCGGCCCACTCCTGGTGGGAAATACCCTCGCCCTTGGCCTGGAAAGCTTCAGCGTGACCATTGCCATCGCATCGATGATCTGTGCCCTGTTGCTGCAAATTGCCGTGAACCTGGCCAATGACTATTTTGATTTTAAGAGCGGCGTGGATACCGAAGAGCGCCTGGGCCCTGTGCGGGTAACCCAAAGCGGCCTGATAGCCCCGGCCAGAGTCAAGGCGGCCATGATAGGCTCCCTGCTTGCAGCACTGGCGGTCGGCTCCTATCTGATTTGGCACGGTGGTGCCCCCATTGCCGTGCTCGCCGCCGCCTCCATTTTGGGCGCACTCTGTTACAGCGGCGGCCCCTATCCCCTCGCCTCACACGGCCTCGGCGAAGTGGCAGCCTTCGTGTTTTTCGGCCTGGTGGCCGTTGTGGGCAGCTTTTATCTGCAGGCGGGCTACACCTCGATGGATGCCTGGATACTGGGTGCGGCAATCGGTCTTTTCAACGCCGCCATTATGTTGGTAAACAACACCCGTGACATACGCACCGACACCCGCGCCGGCAAGCGCACCCTGGCAGTACGTATTGGCGAAGCCCAGTCGCGGGTGCTGTATCAGGCATTGGTGTATTTGCCCTTTGGCTTAATCATCGGCAGTTTTCTGATGGGCATACTGCCGGGCTGGCCGGTACTGCTCTCAGGCGTGTCTCTGGTGATTGCCAGACGCCTGTCGCGGGAGTTCAGCGAGACCAGCGGCGGCGCCTTAAACCCTTTACTGGGCCGCACCGCAAGACTGACGCTGGTCTTCAGCGTACTCTTTTCCGTCGGGCTGCTCATTCCGGCTCAGGCCTGA
- a CDS encoding SDR family NAD(P)-dependent oxidoreductase: MRFDNQSALISGAASGLGRAYALALAERGASVMLIDCLPEEAAEVQSLLQTLDTTGATCRYWSVDVGSPDAIEAWGAEFDATGANVDLLINNAGMHTHGSFEHQSIADIRRQLQVDLLGSIALTHVLWPGMMNRGYGRIVMSTGVSGLYGDLHQSAFACGKMALIGLVNGLAAEGLPRNIMVNSLCPLAHTAMTDAHLAPQVKPLFSKEIVTAAMLFLLSGQAPSGRHLLAGGGSISELCIAEHRYRYFESELRTPEVLAAHWPDIDNAWPIQKHANGEDQILAFARRAAHEQGIRLD; this comes from the coding sequence ATGCGATTCGATAACCAGTCTGCCCTGATCTCCGGTGCCGCATCCGGTTTGGGCCGCGCTTATGCGCTGGCGCTGGCCGAGCGTGGTGCCAGTGTCATGCTGATTGATTGCTTGCCAGAGGAGGCCGCAGAAGTACAAAGCCTGCTTCAAACGTTGGACACCACGGGGGCGACCTGCCGCTATTGGTCCGTTGATGTGGGGAGTCCCGATGCTATCGAGGCCTGGGGGGCGGAATTTGACGCCACCGGGGCCAATGTGGACTTGCTTATCAATAATGCCGGTATGCACACCCATGGCAGCTTCGAGCATCAGTCCATCGCAGATATTCGCCGCCAGTTGCAGGTGGATTTACTGGGCAGCATTGCCCTGACCCATGTGTTGTGGCCGGGCATGATGAACAGAGGGTATGGCCGTATTGTGATGTCCACCGGGGTCAGTGGGCTCTATGGTGATCTGCATCAAAGCGCCTTTGCCTGTGGCAAAATGGCGCTCATCGGCCTGGTTAATGGCTTGGCCGCCGAAGGGCTTCCCCGCAATATCATGGTCAACAGCCTCTGCCCCCTTGCCCATACCGCCATGACAGATGCTCATCTGGCGCCTCAGGTCAAACCGCTGTTCTCCAAGGAAATAGTGACGGCTGCCATGTTATTTTTACTGAGCGGGCAGGCGCCCAGCGGCCGACATCTGCTTGCCGGTGGCGGCAGTATCAGTGAGCTTTGTATTGCCGAACACAGGTATCGTTATTTCGAATCTGAGCTGCGTACCCCCGAAGTGCTCGCTGCCCACTGGCCGGATATCGACAATGCCTGGCCCATTCAAAAACACGCCAACGGTGAAGACCAGATCCTCGCCTTTGCCCGACGTGCCGCCCACGAGCAGGGCATTCGACTCGACTGA
- the gndA gene encoding NADP-dependent phosphogluconate dehydrogenase, with amino-acid sequence MQNHTQLHDIGVIGLGVMGKNLALNIADNGYRVAAFDLDVAKVRAAVSQSQAEVAAKPAHSKATELTGVDSLKSMLCALTSPRLLLLSVPAGAPVDGVCSALIDAGIKPDDIVIDTGNSLWTDTVKREQEYAGKFVFFSSAVSGGEVGARFGPSLMPSGKKDAWDSVAPIWRAIAAKVDNTTGLPIERFEPGNPVLEGEPCTAYIGPAGSGHYVKMVHNGIEYADMQLICEAYQLLSDVLGLSAVEIAAIFERWNSGKLNSYLMGISAEVLRQTDPLTGKPLVEMILDKAGQKGTGLWTAVSSLQIGTPAPTIAEAVYARALSNQKALRTELADRLAGALPLQDIDAAGFIDELEQALFCAKICCYAQGFQLMAMNAAEQGWELDFAAIARIWRAGCIIRATFLQSITEAFEAEPKLANLLMAKSFAEALSEAQQSWRHLVSKAVLAGVPAPCITSALAYYDGYRRETLPANLLQGQRDYFGAHSFERIDTPAGEKYHLNWSSTARDLQKL; translated from the coding sequence ATGCAAAACCACACCCAATTACACGACATCGGGGTTATCGGCCTGGGTGTCATGGGCAAAAACCTTGCCCTCAATATCGCAGATAATGGCTATCGTGTGGCCGCCTTTGACCTGGACGTTGCCAAGGTGCGCGCCGCCGTCAGTCAATCCCAGGCCGAAGTTGCCGCCAAGCCTGCACACAGCAAGGCCACAGAGCTGACCGGTGTGGACAGTCTCAAGTCCATGTTGTGCGCCTTGACTTCGCCCAGACTCCTGTTGTTGTCAGTACCCGCCGGTGCTCCTGTAGACGGCGTTTGCTCGGCACTTATTGATGCCGGTATCAAGCCGGATGACATAGTTATCGACACCGGCAACAGTCTGTGGACCGATACCGTCAAGCGCGAGCAGGAATACGCCGGCAAGTTTGTGTTCTTCTCCTCTGCCGTTTCCGGCGGCGAAGTGGGCGCCCGTTTTGGGCCTTCCCTGATGCCGTCAGGCAAAAAAGACGCCTGGGACAGTGTCGCCCCCATCTGGCGCGCCATTGCTGCCAAGGTAGATAACACCACGGGTTTGCCCATTGAGCGCTTCGAGCCGGGTAATCCGGTGCTGGAAGGCGAGCCCTGCACCGCTTACATAGGCCCTGCGGGCAGTGGTCACTACGTGAAGATGGTGCACAACGGCATCGAATACGCCGATATGCAGCTGATTTGTGAAGCGTATCAGTTACTTTCTGATGTGCTGGGGCTGTCTGCGGTGGAGATTGCCGCCATTTTTGAGCGCTGGAACAGCGGCAAACTCAACAGCTACCTGATGGGAATAAGCGCCGAAGTGCTGCGCCAGACAGATCCGCTCACCGGCAAGCCGCTGGTGGAAATGATTCTGGACAAGGCCGGTCAGAAGGGCACGGGTTTGTGGACTGCGGTCAGCAGCCTGCAAATCGGTACGCCGGCACCGACTATCGCCGAAGCGGTATACGCCCGGGCACTGTCGAATCAAAAGGCGCTTCGTACTGAGCTGGCAGACCGTCTCGCCGGCGCTTTGCCACTGCAGGACATAGATGCGGCTGGTTTTATCGACGAGCTGGAGCAGGCGCTCTTTTGCGCCAAAATTTGCTGTTATGCCCAAGGCTTCCAGCTGATGGCCATGAACGCCGCCGAGCAGGGATGGGAGCTCGACTTTGCCGCCATCGCCCGCATTTGGCGCGCCGGTTGTATCATTCGTGCCACCTTCCTGCAGTCCATCACAGAGGCCTTTGAGGCCGAGCCCAAGCTTGCCAATCTGCTGATGGCGAAAAGTTTTGCCGAGGCGCTGAGCGAGGCCCAGCAGTCCTGGCGCCACCTGGTGTCCAAGGCTGTACTGGCGGGTGTACCTGCCCCTTGTATCACCTCGGCCCTGGCGTATTACGACGGTTATCGCCGTGAAACCCTGCCCGCCAACCTGCTGCAGGGGCAGCGTGATTACTTCGGAGCCCACAGCTTTGAGCGTATCGACACCCCAGCGGGTGAAAAATATCACCTCAACTGGAGCAGCACGGCCCGTGATCTGCAAAAGCTCTAA
- the tesB gene encoding acyl-CoA thioesterase II, which yields MSQVLNDLLSLLTLETLEIGLYRGQSQDLGFGHVFGGQVMGQALSAARETVEPTRKVHSLHSYFLRAGDESLPIVYDVEIMRDGGSFSARRVKAVQKGRPIFYMTCSFQGEEDGFSHQISMPDVPGPEGLLNQQELAVTLRDKIPEKMLEKFMADAPIEMRIVDPVSPVAPRSREPVRHVWLRANGKVEGDSHVHDALLAYASDFNFLVTAAQPHGVSFLTPGMRMATIDHAMWFHRHLDMNDWLLYSIDSPNASGGRGFVKGHFFNRRGELVASATQEGLMRMKKDSN from the coding sequence ATGAGTCAGGTATTGAACGATCTATTGTCACTGCTGACCCTCGAAACCCTGGAGATTGGACTTTATCGTGGTCAGAGCCAGGATCTGGGCTTTGGTCATGTCTTCGGCGGCCAGGTGATGGGGCAGGCCCTGAGTGCCGCCAGGGAAACCGTTGAGCCAACACGCAAGGTCCATTCACTTCACAGCTATTTTTTGCGCGCAGGCGATGAGTCTCTCCCCATAGTGTATGACGTGGAAATCATGCGCGACGGTGGTTCTTTCAGTGCCCGTCGGGTAAAAGCCGTGCAAAAAGGCCGGCCGATTTTTTACATGACCTGCTCCTTTCAGGGCGAAGAAGACGGGTTTTCCCATCAGATAAGTATGCCGGATGTACCGGGGCCTGAGGGACTGCTCAACCAACAGGAATTGGCAGTGACCCTAAGGGACAAAATTCCCGAAAAAATGCTGGAGAAGTTTATGGCCGATGCGCCCATCGAGATGCGCATCGTTGACCCTGTCAGTCCGGTGGCGCCGCGCTCCCGGGAGCCGGTGCGCCACGTTTGGCTGCGTGCCAATGGTAAGGTGGAAGGCGACAGCCATGTGCACGATGCGCTTCTCGCCTATGCCTCTGATTTCAACTTTTTGGTGACGGCCGCTCAGCCACACGGGGTATCCTTTTTGACCCCGGGCATGCGTATGGCCACCATCGACCATGCCATGTGGTTCCATCGCCACTTGGATATGAATGATTGGCTGCTATACAGTATCGATAGCCCCAATGCCAGCGGTGGCCGCGGTTTTGTAAAAGGACATTTTTTCAATCGCCGGGGTGAGCTGGTGGCGTCTGCAACCCAGGAAGGATTGATGCGCATGAAGAAGGACAGCAACTGA
- a CDS encoding YbaY family lipoprotein codes for MWNKFAKAARAMVALSMLGALSACVTVEEPKPIIINGAAGYLESVVLPPNSSITIAVIDLDTPGIIIAQKTFNVVRAPVPFKFILPAESISSNVNYGVVALIKHNNQVIFQTYDRFPVIHNNKFTTEVVMKPVGR; via the coding sequence ATGTGGAACAAATTTGCCAAAGCGGCCCGGGCCATGGTCGCCCTGAGTATGCTCGGCGCTCTGAGTGCCTGTGTGACGGTGGAAGAACCTAAACCCATTATCATCAATGGTGCGGCGGGTTATCTGGAGTCTGTGGTGCTGCCGCCAAACAGTTCTATCACCATAGCTGTGATAGATCTGGACACCCCCGGCATTATCATCGCCCAGAAAACCTTTAATGTGGTGCGGGCGCCAGTGCCCTTTAAGTTTATATTGCCGGCCGAGTCTATCAGCAGCAATGTCAACTACGGCGTGGTGGCACTTATCAAACACAATAACCAGGTGATTTTTCAGACCTACGACCGCTTCCCGGTGATCCATAACAACAAGTTCACCACCGAAGTGGTGATGAAGCCTGTTGGCAGGTAA
- a CDS encoding nucleotidyltransferase family protein has product MRLSTALASLLRDDDSAMACLKAAREVMTEAGIGEYLLAAGFVRQRVWDSLHGMETRQLADVDLIYWGAGERALEQRLTEALGARLAAIPWEVKDQRRMHLRHGDAPYRNLVDAMAAWPEQETAVGVRLTHEDTFHIESAWGLESLYALKLTPSPRRPIDVFWQRVRSKGWLEHYPRLQLVKP; this is encoded by the coding sequence ATGAGGCTGTCCACTGCGCTTGCCAGCCTGCTGCGTGACGATGATTCGGCAATGGCCTGCCTGAAAGCGGCCCGAGAGGTGATGACCGAGGCCGGTATCGGGGAGTATCTGCTGGCGGCCGGTTTTGTGCGCCAGCGGGTGTGGGATAGCCTCCATGGTATGGAGACCCGTCAGCTTGCCGACGTTGACCTGATTTACTGGGGGGCAGGGGAGAGAGCGCTGGAGCAGCGGCTTACTGAGGCACTCGGTGCCAGACTTGCCGCAATCCCCTGGGAAGTGAAAGATCAGCGCCGTATGCACTTGCGCCACGGCGATGCTCCCTACCGTAATTTGGTGGACGCCATGGCCGCCTGGCCTGAGCAGGAAACCGCCGTTGGCGTCAGGCTGACCCATGAGGATACATTTCACATCGAATCAGCCTGGGGGCTCGAGTCCCTCTATGCCCTTAAACTCACACCATCCCCGCGGCGGCCGATTGATGTGTTCTGGCAACGGGTCCGCTCAAAAGGCTGGCTTGAGCATTACCCAAGGTTGCAACTCGTTAAACCATAA
- the ompW gene encoding outer membrane protein OmpW yields MMKKSYLSGLIAASLLSVVSASALAHQAGDIIVRAGAVVVAPNESSPVVADVAEFGVSNNTQLGLNFGYMLTDNWAIELLAATPFTHDVSLGVLGKIAETKHLPPTLVAQYYFGNANSAFRPYVGVGVNYTNFFDTEFTNDLDGALTDLSLSTSVGWAAQVGFDYSFNKNWMLNASVWYADISTDVKFNLGDAPVVVETDIDPWVYMVSVGYKF; encoded by the coding sequence ATGATGAAGAAATCCTATCTTTCCGGTCTGATCGCTGCCTCCCTGCTGTCTGTTGTTTCTGCCTCTGCCCTTGCTCACCAGGCCGGCGATATTATCGTACGCGCCGGTGCTGTTGTTGTTGCCCCCAATGAGTCCAGCCCTGTCGTAGCCGACGTAGCGGAATTTGGCGTGAGCAACAATACTCAGCTGGGCCTGAACTTCGGTTACATGCTGACTGACAACTGGGCTATCGAGCTGCTGGCTGCTACTCCATTCACCCACGATGTGTCTCTGGGCGTGCTGGGCAAGATTGCCGAAACCAAGCACCTGCCACCGACTCTGGTTGCCCAATACTACTTTGGCAACGCCAATTCTGCCTTCCGCCCTTACGTGGGTGTGGGTGTGAACTACACCAACTTTTTTGACACCGAATTCACCAACGATTTGGACGGTGCCCTGACCGATCTGAGTCTGTCCACTTCAGTGGGTTGGGCCGCACAGGTAGGCTTTGACTACAGCTTCAACAAAAACTGGATGCTGAACGCCTCTGTGTGGTACGCCGACATCAGCACAGACGTGAAATTTAACCTGGGTGATGCCCCTGTTGTGGTTGAAACCGATATCGACCCATGGGTATACATGGTGAGTGTGGGTTACAAGTTCTAA